Proteins encoded within one genomic window of Phaeodactylum tricornutum CCAP 1055/1 chromosome 27, whole genome shotgun sequence:
- a CDS encoding predicted protein: MRVMTKKVGVFSLIALSIASFVLQFRSASDISKDEALLHKESSDFVPWNRHALRTEQGSPTVTGKCAINMYGLPRAFQSLVLPSLIKNVIQPNAIYSCDYFVHYYNLTEETAGRSGGGGRINPDEILLLKQAVQDVSPQSIVEFHHDTEAAFWDRYQPLLDKIRTTKATDGHYLYFPWRAKTYKHPITTDNIIKMWHSIQSAWNLMMEHETLTSQPYTRVAMLRSDVVYMTPINVFEISRRKVLDNEKAALVPAFGRHPVSDRIIVGPRDAVKVWATERFDRLETHVTFVQEHNPGWGMHSEKFLNWTIFPAIRETGTSIVEDDYLCFFRARADETVWIKDCEGKHEGIAAHSILKNLGGNKKHVLESVLGRKCLDGVQRLTHSFAAVHCPMQMPL; the protein is encoded by the coding sequence ATGAGGGTCATGACAAAAAAAGTTGGTGTCTTCTCGCTAATAGCATTATCAATCGCGAGTTTCGTGCTCCAGTTTCGTTCTGCATCGGATATAAGTAAAGACGAAGCACTCCTGCACAAAGAGTCCTCGGACTTCGTCCCGTGGAATCGGCATGCCCTCCGGACAGAGCAAGGGTCGCCGACTGTGACAGGCAAGTGTGCCATAAATATGTACGGGCTACCGAGAGCATTTCAATCTCTCGTTTTGCCTTCACTCATCAAAAATGTGATCCAGCCGAACGCCATCTACAGCTGCGACTACTTTGTACACTATTACAACTTGACTGAAGAAACAGCGGGACGATCTGGAGGTGGAGGACGTATAAATCCGGACGAGATCCTTTTACTTAAACAAGCCGTGCAAGACGTCTCTCCGCAGTCGATCGTGGAATTTCATCACGACACAGAAGCAGCCTTCTGGGATCGGTATCAACCCCTTTTAGACAAGATTCGGACAACTAAAGCTACTGATGGCCACTATTTGTACTTTCCATGGCGAGCCAAAACCTACAAACATCCGATTACAACggacaatatcatcaaaaTGTGGCACAGTATTCAATCAGCATGGAACTTGATGATGGAACACGAAACTTTGACATCCCAACCGTACACGCGGGTTGCCATGCTACGCTCGGATGTTGTGTATATGACACCGATCAACGTTTTTGAAATCAGTCGCCGAAAAGttcttgacaatgaaaaagCAGCCCTTGTCCCCGCTTTTGGGCGGCACCCTGTGAGTGATCGCATCATCGTGGGGCCAAGGGATGCGGTCAAAGTGTGGGCGACGGAGCGTTTTGATCGTCTCGAAACGCACGTGACCTTTGTACAAGAACACAATCCGGGCTGGGGTATGCATTCGGAAAAGTTTCTGAATTGGACAATTTTCCCTGCGATTCGAGAAACGGGGACATCaattgtggaagacgacTACTTGTGCTTCTTTCGCGCTCGTGCCGATGAGACAGTGTGGATCAAGGACTGTGAGGGAAAGCACGAAGGGATCGCAGCGCATTCGATTCTGAAGAATCTTGGAGGCAACAAGAAGCACGTTTTGGAGTCCGTACTTGGACGGAAGTGCCTCGACGGAGTGCAGCGCCTCACTCACTCGTTTGCGGCGGTGCACTGTCCGATGCAGATGCCACTATAG
- a CDS encoding predicted protein: PFALTQLELDKLSKSIREDLLGTDHPVLSKAASYFFKATSDGGKKVRPMMVLLLSRALNWQRSDLPQAQRRLAEISEMIHTASLFHDDVIDGAETRRGAPSVHMVFGNKMAILAGDYLLARASICLARLRNVEVVETMSTIIEHLVRGEVMQLRGSTSSERSGERLVYYLRKNFYKTGSLMANSCKSAALLGEYPNELVDASYRFGKHVGMAFQLVDDVLDFEGSLSSLGKPALADLTAGLATAPVLFAAEECCDLEPLIDRKFRNTGDIERAVEYVFQSSGIERTKELARVHAESAMDAILELDSSLHRDSLVHLANKVVARTK; the protein is encoded by the exons CCCTTCGCCCTTACCCAACTGGAGCTAGACAAGCTATCCAAGTCAATACGTGAAGATCTTCTCGGAACAGATCATCCAGTATTGAGCAAAGCAGCATCGTATTTCTTCAAAGCCACTTCCGATGGTGGCAAAAAGGTCCGACCGATGATGGTGCTTTTGCTTTCGCGTGCACTCA ACTGGCAGCGCAGCGATCTTCCCCAAGCACAACGGCGGCTGGCAGAAATTTCCGAGATGATCCACACAGCCAGTCTCTTTCACGATGATGTAATAGACGGCGCGGAAACACGGCGCGGCGCTCCTTCCGTTCACATGGTGTTTGGCAACAAAATGGCTATTTTGGCAGGCGATTACCTTCTCGCACGCGCTTCTATTTGTTTGGCCCGATTACGGAACGTTGAAGTGGTCGAAACCATGTCCACCATTATCGAACATCTGGTGCGAGGGGAGGTCATGCAGTTGCGTGGTAGTACATCATCGGAGCGTAGTGGCGAACGTCTCGTGTACTACTTGCGCAAGAACTTCTACAAGACGGGCAGTCTCATGGCCAACTCTTGTAAAAGCGCCGCTTTGTTAGGAGAGTATCCGAATGAACTGGTGGACGCCTCGTATCGATTTGGCAAACACGTGGGCATGGCATTTCAGCTTGTAGACGATGTTTTGGACTTCGAAGGCTCGTTGTCTTCCCTCGGGAAACCAGCGTTGGCCGACTTGACAGCAGGACTCGCGACAGCACCCGTCCTGTTCGCGGCCGAAGAATGTTGTGACTTGGAACCGCTCATTGATCGCAAGTTCCGAAACACCGGTGATATCGAACGGGCCGTCGAGTACGTCTTTCAGTCCTCGGGAATTGAACGGACCAAAGAGCTGGCTCGTGTACATGCAGAGAGTGCCATGGACGCAATTTTGGAACTGGACTCGTCCCTGCATCGAGACTCCCTTGTACATCTCGCCAACAAGGTTGTAGCTCGCACAAAATAG